In the Flagellimonas sp. HMM57 genome, one interval contains:
- a CDS encoding FAD-binding oxidoreductase, protein MGLSYWEHKTWFSKVDFTIVGSGIVGLNCALHLKEKYPKSEVLLLEKEPLPQGASTKNAGFACFGSISEILADLKTHTEQEVIDLVQKRWEGIQLLRQILGDRAIGFENNGGHELFLHKDVVLYEGCLHEMERLNKMLEPIFGAFPFLKNDNFFQFEKIKEHYITHQFEGQLDTGQMMSALLQKCQQKGVRILNGVEVETLEDVENTAVVKTKTFAFKTKKVFVATNGFSSKLLKNKGVAPARAQVLITKPIKNLKIKGTFHFDEGYYYFRNVDNRILFGGGRNLDFETEATASFGETPLVQNTLEKLLAEVILPNQSIEIDQRWSGIMGIGLQKNPILEQISNNIYCGIRLGGMGIALGSLVGKELADLVE, encoded by the coding sequence ATGGGACTAAGTTATTGGGAACACAAAACATGGTTTTCCAAAGTTGACTTCACAATTGTCGGGAGTGGTATCGTTGGGCTTAATTGTGCCCTGCATTTGAAGGAAAAATATCCAAAAAGTGAAGTTCTGCTCTTGGAAAAAGAACCTTTACCTCAAGGAGCAAGTACGAAGAATGCCGGGTTTGCCTGTTTTGGAAGTATTTCCGAAATCTTAGCGGATTTAAAAACCCATACAGAGCAAGAAGTAATTGATTTGGTCCAAAAACGTTGGGAAGGCATTCAGCTCTTACGGCAAATTTTGGGAGATAGAGCGATAGGTTTTGAAAACAATGGGGGACATGAACTATTTCTACATAAAGATGTTGTGTTGTATGAAGGGTGTTTACATGAAATGGAGCGATTGAACAAGATGCTCGAGCCCATATTTGGGGCGTTTCCTTTCCTGAAAAATGACAATTTTTTTCAGTTTGAAAAAATCAAGGAACATTACATCACGCATCAATTTGAAGGGCAATTGGATACGGGGCAAATGATGTCCGCATTACTTCAAAAATGTCAGCAAAAGGGAGTGCGTATTTTAAATGGGGTAGAAGTTGAAACTTTGGAAGATGTAGAAAACACAGCTGTAGTGAAAACCAAAACGTTTGCCTTTAAAACGAAGAAAGTATTTGTGGCAACCAATGGTTTTTCGTCCAAACTCTTAAAAAATAAAGGGGTTGCCCCAGCCAGGGCCCAGGTTTTAATCACGAAGCCCATTAAAAATCTAAAAATAAAAGGAACTTTTCATTTTGATGAAGGATACTATTATTTTAGGAATGTCGATAACCGAATTCTCTTTGGCGGTGGTCGTAATCTCGATTTTGAAACCGAAGCGACTGCTTCTTTTGGAGAAACCCCCTTGGTTCAAAACACTCTTGAAAAACTTCTTGCAGAAGTAATTTTGCCAAATCAATCTATTGAAATAGACCAAAGATGGAGTGGAATCATGGGCATTGGACTACAAAAGAACCCAATCCTTGAACAAATATCCAACAACATTTATTGTGGAATACGTTTAGGGGGAATGGGCATTGCCTTGGGTAGCCTAGTCGGTAAGGAACTCGCTGATTTAGTCGAGTAA
- the accC gene encoding acetyl-CoA carboxylase biotin carboxylase subunit → MFKKILIANRGEIALRIIRTCKEMGIKTVAVYSKADEESLHVRFADEAVCIGPAPSHESYLKIPNIIAAAEITNADAIHPGYGFLSENSKFSKICAEHEIKFIGASGEQIDKMGDKATAKETMKKAGVPTIPGSEGLLKDVADAKNIAKKMGYPVMIKATAGGGGKGMRAIWGEEEMESNFESAVQEATAAFGNGGMYMEKLIEEPRHIEIQVVGDQYGKACHLSERDCSVQRRHQKLTEETPSPFMTDKLRDDMGKAAVKAAEFIKYEGAGTVEFLVDKHRNFYFMEMNTRIQVEHPITEQVVDYDLIREQILVAGGVPISGKNYVPKLHSIECRINAEDPYNDFRPSPGVITTLHTPGGHGVRLDTHVYSGYRIPPNYDSMIAKLITTAQTREEAINKMRRALDEFVIEGVKTTIPFHRQLMDHPDYLAGNYTTAFMDDFEIDVKYQD, encoded by the coding sequence ATGTTTAAAAAAATATTAATTGCAAATAGGGGCGAAATAGCACTTCGTATTATACGGACTTGTAAGGAAATGGGCATAAAGACAGTCGCGGTTTATTCCAAAGCTGATGAAGAAAGCCTGCACGTGCGTTTTGCTGATGAAGCCGTTTGTATAGGACCTGCACCTAGTCATGAATCGTATCTAAAGATCCCAAATATTATTGCAGCAGCTGAGATTACCAATGCGGATGCCATTCACCCGGGATATGGGTTTCTTTCGGAAAATTCGAAATTCTCCAAGATTTGTGCAGAGCATGAAATCAAGTTCATAGGGGCATCAGGAGAACAAATTGATAAAATGGGCGATAAGGCGACTGCCAAGGAAACCATGAAGAAGGCAGGTGTTCCAACAATCCCAGGTTCAGAAGGACTCCTTAAAGATGTTGCGGATGCTAAAAACATAGCCAAAAAAATGGGCTATCCCGTTATGATAAAGGCCACAGCTGGTGGTGGTGGAAAAGGAATGCGGGCCATTTGGGGAGAAGAGGAAATGGAAAGTAATTTTGAGAGTGCTGTCCAAGAAGCCACAGCTGCTTTTGGCAATGGCGGTATGTACATGGAAAAATTGATCGAAGAACCGCGCCACATAGAAATTCAAGTAGTGGGAGATCAATACGGAAAAGCCTGTCACCTCTCAGAAAGGGATTGTTCTGTACAACGTAGGCACCAAAAGCTTACGGAAGAAACACCATCTCCCTTTATGACGGACAAGCTTCGTGATGACATGGGAAAAGCTGCGGTAAAAGCTGCGGAGTTCATTAAATATGAAGGAGCGGGAACCGTAGAGTTTTTGGTAGATAAGCATAGAAACTTCTACTTTATGGAAATGAACACCCGTATACAGGTAGAACATCCGATTACCGAACAGGTTGTAGACTATGACTTGATTCGCGAACAGATTTTGGTTGCTGGAGGTGTACCTATTTCAGGGAAAAACTATGTTCCAAAACTACATTCCATTGAGTGTAGAATAAACGCAGAAGACCCCTATAACGATTTTAGGCCTTCTCCTGGAGTAATTACTACCCTCCATACACCTGGGGGTCATGGAGTTCGTCTGGACACTCATGTATACAGTGGGTACAGAATTCCGCCCAACTATGATTCAATGATTGCCAAATTGATTACAACGGCCCAAACCAGGGAAGAAGCCATTAATAAAATGCGTAGAGCACTAGATGAGTTTGTGATTGAAGGCGTAAAGACGACCATTCCATTTCATAGACAGTTAATGGATCATCCCGATTATCTGGCGGGAAACTATACAACTGCCTTTATGGACGATTTTGAAATAGATGTCAAATATCAAGACTAA
- a CDS encoding ABC transporter permease, which yields MLKNYIKIAWRNLLRNKSFSFLNIIGLSIGLAVTALILIWINFETGIDQFHEKKDRIYQVYNEYPIDGEIWTWNSTPKIMAPTIKAEYPELEYVSRFFYDTEFLFSKGQKRIKSTGTIVDPDFLNIFSFPLVEGEKASVLENVNSVIITETFAKKLFGNKPAVGKVVKVDNTDTFTVTGILKDLPDNTEFDFEFLMSWKYLRQKGWDDENWSNNSIATYALLREGTDYRAFSDKIKTLRKHHDKGAPEMVTFLYPWARSWLYSEFENGKEVGGRIDQIRIFGIIAAIVLIIACINFMNLSTARSEKRAKEVGIRKTVGAKKSALVIQFLGESILISLLSAILALLIVFLVLPSFGALIEKPLSLDIMNVQFWLSAVAIVVLTGILAGSYPALYLSGFKPSSVLKGTFRQMSASVTPRKVLVVLQFSAAILLITASIIVSQQLRKVQDRESGYAKNNLVYVTMVGDMEKNYTLIKKALLTSGAATSVTKTGSPITQSQSNSWNLEWKGKDNETKILVHRLPADDAIAKTLNIEIVNGRDFDLETYPTDSTAAIINQSALELMNFENPIGQIIKDNGIDWHVVGVAKDFIMNSPFQKIEPIVIQGAKSWFSVIHVRFNEKLTTSEALEKTKSIFQKYNPEYPFDYEFVDQRYAEKFDDGQRTQKLVSLFTLLVIFISCLGLFGLASYMAENRIKEIGIRKVLGATIANIAKLLSIDFLKLILVSIVVSVPVSWYFMSNWLETYEYRISVSWWTFALAGMLALLIAAFTISYQSVKAAITNPVKSLRTE from the coding sequence ATGCTTAAGAATTATATAAAAATCGCTTGGCGAAATCTGCTGCGTAACAAAAGCTTTTCGTTTCTTAATATCATAGGGCTGTCCATTGGTTTAGCGGTTACGGCGCTTATATTGATTTGGATCAACTTTGAGACGGGGATAGATCAATTTCACGAAAAGAAAGATCGTATCTACCAAGTCTACAATGAATATCCCATAGATGGAGAAATATGGACATGGAATTCCACACCAAAAATAATGGCTCCGACCATTAAAGCTGAGTACCCAGAACTGGAGTATGTCTCCAGATTTTTTTATGATACTGAATTTCTTTTTTCAAAAGGTCAGAAAAGGATAAAATCCACAGGCACCATCGTAGATCCAGATTTCTTGAACATCTTTAGTTTTCCGCTAGTGGAAGGGGAGAAAGCATCCGTTTTAGAAAATGTGAATTCTGTTATAATCACTGAAACTTTTGCCAAAAAACTATTTGGAAATAAACCTGCCGTCGGCAAAGTAGTAAAAGTTGATAACACCGATACTTTTACAGTAACTGGAATATTGAAAGACCTACCCGACAATACCGAATTTGACTTTGAATTTTTAATGTCCTGGAAATACCTAAGACAAAAAGGATGGGACGATGAAAATTGGAGCAATAATTCTATTGCAACCTATGCCCTGTTACGTGAAGGAACGGATTACCGGGCTTTTTCCGATAAAATAAAAACTCTACGTAAACATCATGATAAAGGTGCACCAGAAATGGTAACCTTTCTTTATCCTTGGGCACGGTCTTGGCTATACTCTGAATTTGAGAACGGAAAAGAAGTTGGTGGCAGAATCGATCAAATTAGAATATTTGGCATCATCGCAGCCATTGTCTTGATTATCGCCTGTATCAATTTCATGAATCTTAGTACCGCCCGTAGCGAAAAACGAGCCAAAGAAGTTGGAATACGTAAAACAGTGGGAGCCAAAAAATCTGCATTAGTCATTCAGTTCTTAGGAGAATCCATATTGATATCCCTTTTGTCAGCAATATTGGCGTTACTTATTGTGTTCTTAGTGTTGCCCTCATTCGGGGCACTTATCGAAAAACCGCTATCTCTCGATATAATGAATGTGCAGTTCTGGCTATCAGCTGTCGCAATTGTAGTTCTAACTGGAATACTAGCAGGAAGCTATCCTGCATTATATCTTTCTGGATTTAAACCGTCTTCCGTTTTAAAAGGAACTTTTAGGCAAATGAGTGCATCGGTAACTCCCAGAAAAGTATTGGTCGTCCTTCAATTTTCTGCGGCTATCCTGTTGATTACCGCAAGCATAATCGTTTCGCAACAATTAAGAAAAGTCCAGGACAGAGAATCTGGTTACGCCAAGAACAATCTTGTTTACGTAACGATGGTGGGCGACATGGAAAAAAATTATACCCTGATAAAGAAAGCGCTTTTGACTTCCGGTGCAGCTACCTCTGTGACCAAGACAGGGTCACCAATAACCCAAAGCCAAAGCAACTCATGGAACCTAGAATGGAAGGGCAAGGATAACGAAACTAAAATCTTGGTACATAGACTTCCAGCAGACGATGCCATAGCCAAAACCTTAAATATCGAAATAGTGAATGGACGAGATTTTGATCTTGAAACATATCCAACAGATTCAACTGCTGCAATAATCAACCAATCAGCCTTAGAATTGATGAATTTTGAAAATCCCATTGGACAAATAATCAAGGATAATGGTATCGACTGGCATGTAGTTGGAGTGGCCAAAGACTTTATTATGAATTCGCCGTTTCAAAAAATAGAGCCCATAGTTATACAGGGGGCAAAATCTTGGTTCAGTGTGATACACGTACGATTCAATGAAAAACTTACTACTTCCGAAGCTCTTGAAAAAACTAAATCCATATTCCAAAAATATAATCCGGAATACCCCTTCGATTACGAGTTTGTGGACCAGCGGTATGCCGAAAAGTTCGATGACGGGCAAAGAACCCAAAAACTGGTGAGTTTGTTCACCTTACTCGTCATTTTCATTTCATGTTTGGGTCTTTTCGGTCTTGCTAGTTACATGGCTGAAAACAGGATAAAGGAAATTGGGATACGCAAGGTGTTGGGCGCCACAATCGCCAATATTGCAAAGTTGCTTTCAATCGATTTTCTGAAGCTCATCCTTGTTTCAATAGTGGTATCAGTTCCCGTTTCATGGTATTTTATGTCAAATTGGCTGGAGACTTATGAATATAGGATTTCTGTTTCTTGGTGGACATTTGCCTTGGCAGGTATGCTAGCATTGCTAATAGCAGCCTTTACCATCAGCTATCAATCTGTGAAAGCTGCGATTACCAATCCCGTTAAATCTTTAAGAACTGAATAA
- a CDS encoding ABC transporter permease — protein sequence MLKHNLLLFFRNIKKHKSSFLINLIGLSSGLACVLLVYLWISDELSIDTFHEHEKRLYQVLRHVPDGQGSLATYSSNSSLMLTALQTEVPEVEMATAVFEFDTGAMVKTDDKKLTAIGNMASEDYFKLFSYPLIHGSKHTVLKDINAVVISKEMARNFFGQGVDPMGKSLTIKHGEEGVDGIFTVTGVFDIPANSSKKFDFVLSYKKFLQRRDADNIHWGSNSSRMYALLNPDVHIDHFNNKMADFIKNKNEYNLATVFFTRYADNYLKGNFENGKQTGGRINYVILFSLVAIFVLAIACINFMNLSTARASRRLKEVGVKKAVGANRKVLIFQFLTESIVLSFFSLFCASVFVILILSWFNGVTGKDLVFSVDNNMTMALIAITLLTGLASGSYPALYLTKFDAAKVLKGKIKTSFGELLVRKGLVIFQFSISIFLIVAVSVIYMQLDFIQSKNLGYNKDNVMIFERQDGLVDNMETFLEQAKQIPGVVNASYMQGGMTSFNNSSSDHRWPGQTEASKKLTFRHAHVGPEFIETMGIEMKEGRSYISEKPNNDSKIILNETAVKLMGLKNPIGTRIDMRGPNREIIGVVKDFNIQSLYDEIAPMALLCRTEWVGTLMVKIKSGKEKATIAALTDLHNTFNPGLTFDFRFLDEQYQQLYESEQRVAILSKYFAGLAILISCLGLFGLAAFTAERRKKEISIRKVLGQSIGQVTVMLSSEFVKLVLISMLIALPIAYLLATNWLGQFAYRIPLKIWYFIGAGVAALSVAMFTVGSQAIRAANRNPINTLREE from the coding sequence ATGTTAAAACACAATTTGCTGCTTTTCTTCCGTAACATTAAAAAACACAAAAGCAGTTTCCTTATTAACTTAATTGGTCTGTCATCTGGCTTAGCCTGTGTGCTATTGGTATATCTCTGGATTTCAGACGAGTTAAGCATAGATACCTTCCATGAGCACGAAAAGCGATTGTACCAAGTCTTGCGGCATGTGCCAGATGGTCAAGGCTCCTTGGCCACCTATAGTTCCAATTCAAGCTTAATGCTAACAGCACTACAGACTGAGGTGCCCGAAGTTGAAATGGCAACTGCAGTATTTGAATTCGATACCGGCGCCATGGTCAAAACAGATGACAAAAAGCTGACCGCTATAGGTAATATGGCAAGTGAAGACTATTTTAAGCTATTCTCCTATCCTTTGATTCACGGCAGTAAGCATACAGTTTTAAAAGATATAAACGCCGTAGTCATTTCTAAGGAAATGGCCCGTAATTTCTTTGGACAAGGAGTAGACCCCATGGGAAAAAGCTTGACCATAAAGCATGGTGAAGAAGGGGTGGACGGCATCTTTACTGTAACAGGGGTATTCGATATTCCAGCGAATTCCTCCAAAAAGTTTGATTTTGTATTGTCCTATAAAAAGTTTTTACAGCGGCGAGATGCCGATAATATCCATTGGGGAAGCAACAGTTCTAGGATGTACGCTTTGCTCAATCCCGATGTACACATCGACCATTTCAACAATAAAATGGCCGATTTTATCAAGAATAAAAACGAATACAATCTGGCCACAGTATTTTTCACCCGTTATGCCGACAATTATCTAAAAGGGAACTTCGAAAATGGAAAACAAACGGGAGGGCGAATCAATTATGTCATCTTGTTTTCGTTAGTAGCAATTTTTGTTTTGGCCATAGCATGTATCAATTTTATGAATCTCTCTACGGCAAGGGCTTCCAGACGCTTAAAAGAAGTTGGGGTTAAAAAAGCAGTCGGGGCAAACAGAAAAGTTTTGATTTTTCAATTTTTGACCGAGTCCATAGTACTCTCCTTTTTCTCTTTGTTCTGTGCTTCAGTCTTTGTTATACTGATTTTATCATGGTTCAATGGTGTTACTGGCAAAGACCTTGTCTTTTCTGTTGATAACAACATGACCATGGCCTTAATCGCCATAACATTGCTGACAGGTTTAGCTTCTGGTAGTTATCCCGCTCTATACCTTACTAAATTCGATGCCGCTAAAGTCCTAAAGGGAAAAATCAAGACTTCGTTTGGGGAATTACTGGTACGAAAAGGCTTGGTCATCTTTCAATTTAGCATCTCTATTTTTCTTATTGTTGCCGTTAGTGTTATTTACATGCAATTGGATTTCATTCAATCCAAAAATCTAGGCTACAACAAGGACAACGTCATGATTTTTGAACGTCAGGATGGTCTTGTCGACAACATGGAAACCTTTCTTGAACAAGCAAAACAAATACCTGGAGTCGTCAATGCATCTTACATGCAAGGTGGTATGACGAGCTTTAACAACTCTTCTTCAGATCATCGATGGCCCGGTCAAACTGAAGCATCCAAAAAGTTGACCTTTAGACATGCCCATGTTGGCCCCGAATTTATAGAGACTATGGGCATAGAAATGAAAGAAGGGCGTTCGTACATCAGTGAAAAACCCAATAATGACTCAAAAATCATATTGAACGAAACCGCAGTAAAACTTATGGGGTTAAAAAACCCTATCGGTACCAGAATAGACATGCGCGGTCCAAACCGAGAGATCATAGGGGTAGTCAAAGATTTTAATATTCAATCCCTTTATGATGAAATAGCGCCCATGGCATTGCTCTGCAGAACCGAATGGGTCGGTACCCTGATGGTAAAAATCAAATCTGGTAAAGAGAAAGCTACTATTGCGGCATTGACCGATCTTCACAATACGTTTAATCCCGGACTAACTTTCGATTTCAGGTTTTTGGACGAACAATACCAGCAACTTTACGAATCGGAACAACGTGTAGCCATTTTATCAAAATATTTTGCAGGGCTCGCTATACTAATATCTTGCTTGGGTCTTTTTGGGTTGGCCGCATTCACTGCTGAGCGCAGAAAAAAAGAAATCAGTATTCGTAAAGTGCTTGGCCAAAGCATTGGGCAAGTAACGGTAATGCTCTCGAGCGAGTTTGTAAAACTGGTCCTGATTTCCATGCTTATCGCACTGCCCATTGCATATCTACTTGCTACAAATTGGCTTGGTCAATTTGCGTATCGCATTCCTCTGAAAATCTGGTATTTTATAGGTGCTGGTGTGGCAGCGCTATCGGTAGCAATGTTTACTGTAGGAAGTCAGGCTATCAGAGCCGCGAATAGGAATCCCATCAATACGCTTAGAGAAGAATGA
- a CDS encoding ABC transporter ATP-binding protein yields the protein MLLQLNNIFKWVNSGGQRIFLLKDINLNIEEGEFISIMGPSGSGKSTLLNVIGMLDGFDEGEYQFLEESVHTLKEKDRAKLYKEYIGFVFQSYHLLDELTVKENLEMPLLYKKFKGTERKAMVADMLDRFNIVGKKDLFPAQLSGGQQQLVGVARALISSPKLILADEPTGNLNSKQGEEIMDMFKQLNDEGVTIVQVTHSEKNAEYGSRIINLLDGRMI from the coding sequence ATGCTTTTACAACTAAACAATATTTTTAAATGGGTCAATTCAGGAGGCCAACGCATTTTTTTGCTCAAGGACATTAACCTTAATATAGAGGAAGGGGAGTTTATTTCCATTATGGGACCTTCGGGTTCAGGGAAATCCACATTGTTGAACGTCATCGGGATGTTGGATGGGTTTGATGAGGGGGAATACCAGTTTTTAGAAGAATCCGTACATACGTTAAAGGAAAAAGACCGTGCCAAGCTCTATAAAGAATACATAGGTTTTGTTTTTCAGTCGTACCATTTATTGGATGAACTCACGGTCAAAGAGAATTTAGAGATGCCGTTACTGTACAAAAAATTCAAAGGTACCGAACGCAAGGCCATGGTCGCTGACATGTTGGACCGATTTAATATTGTGGGCAAAAAAGACCTTTTCCCCGCCCAATTAAGTGGCGGACAACAGCAGTTGGTGGGAGTTGCCAGAGCGCTGATTTCCAGTCCAAAATTGATCTTGGCGGATGAGCCTACAGGAAACTTGAACTCCAAGCAAGGTGAGGAAATCATGGACATGTTCAAACAACTGAATGATGAGGGCGTTACCATTGTTCAGGTTACACACTCTGAAAAAAATGCGGAATATGGCTCCAGAATCATCAATTTGTTGGATGGTAGGATGATTTAA
- a CDS encoding DUF4836 family protein encodes MKHLYTTIFLCGLFLSLNAQDLARKIPSEANVVVTVKGKNVLELLSLSEFSNSRLGQEMNKGISRETKGELSTIEDLGFNLNENLYYFLQTKEGVFYNTFMIPMKSTANLPKLFPRERDEVIKDGTVSYVQESYNGTVIMWNAKELVFVIPSDQNEDYSYLDYEVPATVAEPAQEGIVEGAVEEAVEAAEEIEESAGAAEEIEETVIEEVEIVEEVVIEEAEVQVYDYYNSEEYKKQQERYEQRRLEREAAKKKQNTVTLAYAKQVLLSQPTRNILQNNSYKKSLGKGNDEVMVWMNDFSQIYKNAFPPGLLGRNNPYDYMNFDEFYKGTTVTARLNFEKDEAVMGIDYTISDELAKIYKPMYEGKFNKNFFSYINEDKLLGYISVNLSTAGILKAYPSLIETMFDTKTQQSENKKAATIAAASSSVTRLFSLLIDEEGAAKILRGDMLLLLTDLREKEVTYTDYEYDEEYNYKKVEKTKTETVPDFLFLFTSEEEKMFRNIMKIGVLEEKVDYENDIYHVGQTRSNPFDIYAMYKDNTVFIGSSVAQLTQIKKGTYPSKLSNTLKKEISKSSTSFYVNGKNIISEIPSEAFPRELRSNIDFLTDNTEDLRVNFSKIKGNTMTGRMVLKTPEKGHKNSLAYFINIIDKLME; translated from the coding sequence ATGAAACACTTATACACTACCATTTTCTTATGTGGACTTTTTCTATCACTTAATGCTCAGGATTTAGCCAGAAAAATTCCAAGTGAAGCAAATGTTGTTGTTACCGTTAAAGGAAAAAATGTTCTGGAGCTTCTTTCGCTATCCGAATTTTCGAATTCGAGGTTAGGGCAGGAAATGAACAAGGGAATCAGCCGTGAAACCAAAGGTGAACTTTCTACTATTGAGGATTTGGGATTCAATCTAAATGAAAACCTATACTATTTTTTGCAGACCAAGGAAGGGGTGTTCTACAATACATTTATGATTCCCATGAAAAGTACCGCTAACCTCCCAAAATTGTTTCCGCGCGAACGTGATGAGGTCATTAAGGACGGTACTGTTTCTTACGTACAGGAATCGTATAACGGAACGGTAATCATGTGGAATGCCAAAGAATTGGTTTTTGTGATACCCAGCGACCAAAATGAGGATTATAGCTATTTGGATTATGAAGTTCCCGCTACCGTGGCCGAACCCGCACAGGAAGGCATTGTAGAAGGAGCTGTAGAGGAAGCAGTAGAAGCAGCGGAGGAAATAGAAGAATCAGCAGGGGCAGCTGAAGAAATAGAAGAAACTGTTATAGAAGAAGTAGAGATAGTGGAAGAAGTTGTCATAGAAGAGGCCGAAGTTCAGGTGTACGACTACTATAATAGCGAGGAATATAAAAAGCAACAAGAAAGATACGAGCAAAGAAGACTGGAAAGGGAAGCTGCCAAAAAGAAACAAAATACGGTAACGCTAGCTTATGCAAAACAAGTGCTCCTAAGCCAGCCGACCAGGAATATTTTACAGAACAACAGCTATAAAAAAAGCCTAGGAAAGGGCAATGATGAAGTCATGGTCTGGATGAACGATTTTTCTCAAATCTATAAAAATGCATTTCCACCTGGACTTCTGGGTCGTAACAACCCTTATGACTACATGAACTTTGATGAATTTTACAAGGGAACGACGGTAACTGCCAGACTCAATTTTGAAAAGGACGAAGCGGTAATGGGTATTGATTACACCATAAGTGACGAATTGGCAAAGATATACAAGCCCATGTATGAAGGGAAATTCAACAAAAACTTTTTCAGCTACATCAATGAAGATAAACTGTTGGGTTATATAAGCGTTAATCTAAGTACTGCAGGTATTTTAAAGGCGTATCCTTCTTTGATCGAAACCATGTTCGATACTAAAACACAACAATCCGAGAACAAAAAGGCAGCCACGATTGCAGCGGCATCTTCCTCCGTAACCAGACTGTTTTCATTATTGATAGACGAAGAAGGAGCTGCCAAAATCTTAAGAGGCGATATGCTATTATTGTTGACGGATTTACGTGAAAAAGAAGTTACCTATACCGATTATGAGTATGATGAGGAATACAACTACAAAAAAGTAGAGAAGACAAAAACAGAAACGGTGCCCGACTTTTTATTTCTTTTTACTTCCGAAGAGGAAAAAATGTTCAGGAATATCATGAAAATAGGGGTTTTGGAAGAAAAGGTAGATTATGAGAATGACATCTATCACGTAGGACAAACAAGGTCCAATCCTTTCGACATTTATGCAATGTATAAAGATAATACTGTGTTCATAGGTAGCTCTGTGGCACAGTTGACCCAAATCAAAAAAGGCACGTATCCTTCAAAGCTATCCAATACACTTAAAAAAGAGATCAGTAAAAGTTCCACAAGCTTTTATGTTAATGGTAAGAACATTATTTCTGAGATACCTTCAGAAGCTTTTCCCAGAGAATTGCGAAGCAACATAGATTTTCTAACGGACAATACCGAAGACCTCAGGGTGAACTTTTCAAAAATAAAGGGTAATACCATGACTGGAAGAATGGTATTGAAAACTCCTGAAAAGGGTCACAAGAACAGTTTGGCATACTTTATAAACATTATTGATAAATTGATGGAATAG